The Phragmites australis chromosome 1, lpPhrAust1.1, whole genome shotgun sequence genomic interval AGCAGCAGAGTCTCCTTTCCCAGAGACACAAAACTAAGAGTCTGCATCGAAACCAGGGGTGTCATCAGCTCACAATGTCCAAGGTCCGTGATCATGCTTTTGTTTCTGCAAATTACTTCTCATCATGAACCATCTGTTCTGAGTGTTTGTGTTGTCGCTTACCTATTGCAGAAGACGGTGGTCAGAGCTGATCTCATCGGCAAGAAATGCACGAGTGAGATCCTGGCAGCTGTTGCCACGATCCAAggtatctatctatctatctatcgaGCAATGTGTGCGTACGAACAAAATGGGCTAACACCATGTCGTGACTCGTGACCGTCCTCCAGGGATCAAGTCGATGGAAGTTGATCATGACAAGTGCACGCTGACGGTGGTCGGCGACGTCGACCCGGTGTGTATCGTGCAGAAGATCCAGAAGAAGAAGTGCTTCAAAGCGACCATCGTCAGCGTGGAGGACGACAAGcccaaggaggagaagaaggaccCCTGCAAGGAGGCGTGCGAGAAGCTCTGCAAGGAGAAGTGCGAGAAGGCCTGCTGCCAGGAGTGCAAGGAGAAGTGCGAGAAGGCGTGCATGGAGAAGTGC includes:
- the LOC133887617 gene encoding uncharacterized protein LOC133887617 translates to MKSLGLDKNPAELPVPVQQQSLLSQRHKTKSLHRNQGCHQLTMSKKTVVRADLIGKKCTSEILAAVATIQGIKSMEVDHDKCTLTVVGDVDPVCIVQKIQKKKCFKATIVSVEDDKPKEEKKDPCKEACEKLCKEKCEKACCQECKEKCEKACMEKCEKFCKGKCKWCNKGCSCSSCTTRPGCYYTPSAMPSCYCYDCRLVAYGGYC